A single window of Nocardioides kongjuensis DNA harbors:
- a CDS encoding Zn-ribbon domain-containing OB-fold protein: MGRSLTRPTLSALEPPEEMTAVPATSEAPHLRGSRCRACANVAFPEATGCQRCGSTDLDAVALARTGTVWAHTVQRFAPKSPPYVLPAEGFTPFAVGYVELADGVRVEAVLDATTVDDPAELTAATVTLVATDPVPRFATREWLAGRDLEEARR, from the coding sequence GTGGGTCGGTCGCTGACCCGTCCGACCCTGTCCGCGCTGGAACCACCCGAGGAGATGACCGCCGTGCCGGCGACGTCCGAAGCACCCCACCTGAGGGGCAGCCGCTGCCGCGCCTGCGCCAACGTCGCCTTCCCGGAGGCGACCGGCTGCCAGCGGTGCGGGAGCACCGACCTGGATGCCGTGGCGCTGGCGCGCACCGGCACCGTGTGGGCCCACACGGTGCAGCGGTTCGCGCCCAAGTCTCCTCCGTACGTGCTCCCGGCGGAGGGCTTCACGCCCTTCGCCGTGGGGTACGTCGAGCTCGCCGACGGCGTCCGGGTGGAGGCCGTGCTCGATGCGACCACGGTGGACGACCCGGCCGAGCTGACCGCCGCGACGGTCACCCTGGTGGCCACCGACCCGGTCCCGCGGTTCGCGACCCGGGAGTGGCTCGCCGGTCGTGACCTCGAGGAGGCCCGGCGATGA